Proteins encoded by one window of Lycium barbarum isolate Lr01 chromosome 11, ASM1917538v2, whole genome shotgun sequence:
- the LOC132620103 gene encoding uncharacterized protein LOC132620103 produces MLPGYVYILDKTYPGSHVRMQKTQQNEFLYLFIALKAFIKGFECCRPIVVVDGSHLKTTYNDTFVSTSTLDGAGNILPLAYGVIDSENDKSWTWFFEQFKQAYGNRDNMCVVSDIHESIIKAVSRVYPTVPHLACIWHLWKNVPTKYKSNGEVLSPVFYALAKAYTQAEFDKLIEKIEKVDFRVKEYLEDAGREKWARLYSTVNRGWTMTSNIAECINGKLVAARELPILDFLEEVRKMFGRWNCTNRRNGTYTFTTLGKAFHQLLSISECKSLRMTVEPSTEYVYTVNNEARRFTIDLKKKTCSCRMFQMDEIPCPHA; encoded by the exons ATGTTACCGGGATATGTGTACATATTGGATAAAACATACCCTGGATCACATGTGAGAATGCAAAAAACACAACAAAATGAGTTCTTGTATTTGTTTATAGCACTTAAAGCGTTCATAAAAGGCttcgagtgttgtagaccaatagttgtaGTAGATGGTTCCCACCTTAAAACTACATATAACGATACTTTTGTATCAACCAGCACGTTGGATGGTGCAG GTAATATTCTACCATTGGCATATGGTGTGATAGATTCAGAGAACGATAAGTCCTGGACCTGGTTCTTTGAGCAGTTTAAACAAGCTTATGGGAATAGGGATAACATGTGTGTTGTATCAGACATACATGAGAGCATCATTAAGGCGGTGTCTAGAGTATATCCAACTGTGCCACATTTGGCGTGCATATGGCATTTATGGAAAAATGTGCCCACGAAATACAAGTCGAATGGTGAAGTATTGAGTCCTGTATTCTATGCACTTGCAAAAGCATACACACAGGCTGAGTTTGATAAGTTGATTGAGAAGATTGAAAAGGTTGATTTTAGGGTAAAAGAGTACTTGGAGGATGCTGGAAGGGAAAAGTGGGCTCGACTGTATTCGACCGTTAACAGAGGATGGACAATGACCTCAAATATAGCTgaatgtattaatggaaaattggtagCAGCAAGAGAGTTGCCTATTTTAGATTTtcttgaagaagtgaggaagatgtttgggAGATGGAATTGCACTAATAGGAGGAACGGTacatacacattcacaacacttgGAAAAGCATTCCATCAATTATTATCAATAAGCGAATGTAAATCTCTACGTATGACG GTTGAACCATCAACTGAATATGTGTATACCGTAAATAATGAGGCAAGGCGTTTCACAATTGATCTTAAAAAGAAAACATGCAGTTGTCGGATGTTCCAAATGGACGAGATACCATGTCCACATGCATGA